One window of the Fusobacterium animalis 7_1 genome contains the following:
- a CDS encoding SDR family NAD(P)-dependent oxidoreductase, protein MEKILITGASSGIGKELAKYLANKSKKLFLLARSLDKLNLLKKELEEKYSSLKCICIKYDLTNINNLENIVEICDVDLVINCAGFGKITDFSKLSDKEDLDTINVNFISPLILTKKFSERFLQKGQGIVLNVCSTAALYQHPYMAIYSSAKSALLHYSLALDEELSYKNKNVRVLSVCPGPTASNFFDKDIQEKFGSSQKFMMSSEDVAKKIIKVLENKKRFSIIGFRNKLSMFLINLLPISLQLKLVGLILKKVIK, encoded by the coding sequence ATGGAAAAAATTTTAATCACAGGTGCAAGTTCAGGGATAGGAAAAGAACTAGCAAAATATTTAGCAAATAAATCTAAAAAGCTTTTTTTATTAGCTCGTTCACTTGATAAATTAAATCTTCTAAAAAAAGAATTGGAAGAAAAATATTCTTCTCTTAAATGTATCTGTATAAAATATGATTTAACTAATATAAACAATTTAGAAAATATTGTTGAAATTTGTGATGTTGACTTAGTTATTAATTGTGCAGGCTTTGGAAAAATCACTGATTTTTCAAAATTAAGTGATAAAGAAGATTTGGATACTATAAATGTGAATTTTATTTCTCCATTAATCTTAACTAAAAAATTCTCAGAAAGATTTTTACAAAAAGGGCAAGGTATTGTTTTAAATGTTTGTTCAACTGCTGCCCTATACCAACATCCATATATGGCAATATACAGTTCAGCTAAGTCAGCTCTTTTACATTATTCTTTGGCACTTGATGAAGAATTATCTTATAAAAATAAAAATGTAAGAGTTTTATCTGTTTGCCCTGGACCTACTGCAAGTAATTTTTTTGATAAAGATATACAAGAAAAATTTGGAAGTTCTCAAAAATTTATGATGAGTTCTGAAGATGTGGCTAAAAAAATTATAAAAGTGTTAGAAAATAAAAAAAGATTTTCTATTATAGGTTTTAGAAATAAATTATCTATGTTTTTAATAAATCTACTACCTATTTCATTGCAATTAAAACTTGTAGGCTTAATTTTAAAAAAGGTGATTAAATAA